In the genome of Candidatus Hydrogenedentota bacterium, one region contains:
- a CDS encoding carbohydrate kinase, which yields MNPDAPLVIGYDVGTTGAKTCLFRLGERIELLGSVLHGYPLHVTADGGAEQDPEDWWRALCLGTRGVLEQCGVPAAHVRAVSFSAGMQSFVPVDAAGRALRPGMTYMDQRGGAQHHAVMRRFPQVSGINVPVLAASLWLTGAVSASVKDPVWKYLWMRDNEPALFARLAHWLDIKDYLAMRCTGRAAMTEDSGHVTFLYDTRGGKCARSGALCRMHGVDPAHLPDVIKATDRAGSLTPEAAGDLGLAPGIAVVAGGGDVTMQALGAGCVEPGDTHVYIGTSGWVSTVVTRRMLDIGHFMASILGARPGHYNYIGEQETSGKCLEWVRDHIALDEIGVYLSQCNVADSPDARHATLLDYLGQVIAEAPAGSGGVIFTPWLHGNRSPFEDPNARGMFFNLSLDTGKRKLIRSVVEGILFQKRWYLDCMAAKITLRGPLRFVGGGALSPVTSQMLADITGRPVDVAENPQSAGAAGAAACCGLALGVYPDFPALQSSIRVVRRHEPDPAHREVYERNYRVFRNLHKANRKNFAALNGGGM from the coding sequence ATGAACCCCGACGCCCCGCTGGTCATCGGGTATGACGTGGGCACCACGGGCGCGAAAACGTGCCTGTTCCGCCTGGGGGAGCGCATCGAGCTGCTGGGCAGCGTCCTGCATGGATACCCCCTGCATGTGACGGCGGACGGCGGCGCGGAGCAGGACCCGGAGGACTGGTGGCGCGCCCTGTGCCTGGGCACGCGCGGCGTGCTGGAACAATGCGGCGTGCCCGCCGCCCATGTGCGGGCCGTGTCCTTCTCGGCGGGCATGCAGAGCTTTGTGCCCGTGGACGCGGCGGGCCGCGCCCTGCGCCCGGGCATGACTTACATGGACCAGCGCGGCGGGGCGCAGCACCACGCGGTCATGCGCCGTTTCCCGCAGGTGTCGGGCATCAACGTCCCTGTGCTGGCCGCGTCGCTGTGGCTTACGGGGGCGGTCTCGGCCAGTGTGAAGGACCCGGTCTGGAAGTATCTCTGGATGCGGGACAACGAGCCGGCGCTCTTCGCGCGGCTGGCCCACTGGCTGGACATCAAGGACTACCTCGCCATGCGCTGCACGGGCCGCGCCGCGATGACGGAGGACTCGGGCCATGTCACCTTCCTGTACGACACGCGCGGGGGCAAATGCGCCCGGAGCGGCGCGCTCTGCCGGATGCACGGCGTGGACCCGGCCCACCTGCCGGATGTGATCAAGGCGACGGACAGGGCGGGCTCCCTCACGCCGGAGGCCGCCGGGGACCTGGGCCTGGCGCCGGGCATCGCCGTGGTGGCGGGCGGCGGCGACGTGACCATGCAGGCCCTGGGCGCGGGCTGCGTGGAGCCCGGCGACACGCATGTCTACATCGGCACCTCGGGCTGGGTCTCCACGGTGGTGACGCGGCGCATGCTGGACATCGGCCATTTCATGGCGTCCATTCTCGGCGCGCGGCCCGGCCACTACAACTACATCGGCGAGCAGGAAACCTCGGGCAAGTGCCTGGAATGGGTCCGGGACCACATCGCCCTGGATGAAATCGGCGTGTACCTCTCGCAGTGCAATGTGGCGGACAGTCCCGACGCGCGGCACGCGACCCTGCTGGACTATCTGGGGCAGGTGATCGCCGAGGCCCCGGCGGGCTCGGGCGGGGTCATTTTCACGCCCTGGCTCCACGGCAACCGCTCGCCCTTCGAGGACCCGAACGCGCGCGGCATGTTCTTCAACCTCAGCCTGGACACGGGCAAGCGGAAACTCATCCGCAGCGTGGTCGAGGGCATCCTTTTCCAGAAGCGCTGGTACCTGGACTGCATGGCGGCGAAAATCACCCTGCGCGGGCCCCTGCGCTTTGTCGGCGGCGGCGCCCTGTCCCCCGTCACCAGCCAGATGCTCGCCGACATCACGGGGCGGCCCGTGGACGTGGCGGAGAATCCGCAGAGCGCGGGCGCGGCTGGCGCGGCGGCCTGCTGCGGGCTGGCGCTTGGGGTGTACCCGGATTTCCCGGCGTTGCAGTCCTCAATCCGCGTGGTGCGGCGCCATGAGCCCGACCCCGCCCACCGGGAAGTGTACGAGCGGAACTACCGGGTGTTCCGGAACCTGCACAAGGCCAACCGGAAAAATTTTGCGGCGCTGAACGGCGGCGGGATGTAA
- a CDS encoding DMT family transporter translates to MSTATRHTPTPHDNRRASLAMGGAALGFALMAALAHGMRAELPWPVVAFARCLAMLLVMAVLLSVRRAPLVLLGNRALWLRSLFGTLGLLTTFYCLSRMPVADTVVIFAMSPIWIAVIMARMGHGRVTRATWLHLALAIGGVLVMQRPSFSVDSLPLAVAVAGSVAVAAAMVSLSLTRDYPRETVVMHFSLCATLATLLLSAAVLDRLPPVPGGAPLRYAALLAAMGCCGTAGQLLMTAAYQRGRPTLMALVGLSQIVMGAAFDVALFGHPMDLFKGLGILLIGLGIGLNLVQGAPPEAAPQA, encoded by the coding sequence ATGTCCACCGCAACCCGCCACACCCCCACGCCGCACGACAACCGCCGCGCCTCACTGGCGATGGGCGGCGCCGCCCTGGGCTTCGCGCTCATGGCCGCGCTGGCTCACGGCATGCGGGCCGAGCTGCCGTGGCCCGTGGTGGCCTTTGCCCGGTGCCTGGCCATGCTGCTGGTGATGGCCGTGCTGCTGTCGGTGCGGCGGGCGCCGCTGGTGCTGCTGGGGAACCGCGCCCTGTGGCTCCGCAGCCTCTTCGGCACCCTGGGCCTGCTGACCACGTTTTACTGCCTCAGCCGGATGCCCGTGGCGGACACGGTGGTCATCTTCGCCATGAGCCCCATCTGGATAGCCGTCATCATGGCGCGGATGGGGCACGGGCGCGTCACGCGGGCGACCTGGCTGCACCTGGCCCTGGCCATCGGCGGTGTCCTCGTGATGCAGCGTCCGTCCTTCTCGGTTGACTCGCTGCCGCTGGCCGTGGCCGTGGCGGGCTCCGTGGCGGTGGCGGCGGCGATGGTGAGCCTCAGCCTCACCCGTGACTATCCCCGCGAGACGGTGGTGATGCATTTCTCCCTCTGCGCCACCCTCGCCACCCTGCTGCTTTCCGCCGCGGTGCTGGACCGCCTGCCGCCGGTGCCGGGGGGCGCGCCCCTCCGTTACGCGGCGCTGCTGGCGGCCATGGGCTGCTGCGGCACGGCGGGGCAACTGCTCATGACGGCGGCCTATCAGCGGGGCCGGCCCACCCTGATGGCGCTGGTGGGTCTCAGCCAGATAGTGATGGGGGCCGCGTTCGATGTGGCGCTGTTCGGCCACCCCATGGACCTGTTCAAGGGGCTGGGCATCCTGCTCATCGGCCTGGGCATCGGATTGAATTTGGTTCAAGGCGCGCCCCCGGAGGCGGCACCGCAGGCCTGA
- a CDS encoding MFS transporter — translation MSPSSPNSAKLHPKAWLVLALNALYNIAESLCSVFVSMYFYVNSLDFRVVCYHYLALYLVTPVVFIFAGWYAKTRDRVHVFRIGLALHAVYYGALLWFREDSANHAVPLGILLGVTWGFFWAGNNTFQFDFSTLERRDYYLGLISTVSGASRLVGPLLSGLIIGLAPRAEMGYRALFAGALCLYLAAIAMSMAVPHGRTRKPFHLRPALLPPPEHRDWRLVMLASATLAGSFHIFHFVLALIMFLRTGSEINVGGFVSAQGLVGVVAAYVVGRWVTRRTRKASMLAGTLCLLAGGGLIAWRLDLVTLIIFGFLRSLSEPLFGIPHTGIRFDAMQRTAAPEDRIEYLAAWEVPLALGRLVTMTLLIGLFTLLGEAGLRVTLMVVSSYRVATYLLLRRISFVADPALLSEPAGNART, via the coding sequence ATGTCCCCGTCTTCCCCAAACAGCGCCAAACTGCACCCGAAGGCCTGGCTGGTGCTCGCGCTGAACGCGCTGTACAACATCGCCGAGTCGCTGTGCTCGGTGTTTGTCAGCATGTATTTCTACGTGAACAGCCTGGATTTCCGGGTGGTCTGCTACCACTATCTGGCGCTGTATCTGGTGACGCCGGTGGTGTTTATCTTTGCGGGCTGGTACGCGAAGACGCGGGACCGGGTCCATGTGTTCCGCATTGGTCTGGCGCTCCACGCGGTGTACTACGGGGCGCTGCTGTGGTTCCGCGAGGACTCGGCGAACCATGCCGTGCCCCTGGGCATCCTGCTGGGCGTGACCTGGGGCTTTTTCTGGGCGGGGAACAACACGTTCCAGTTCGACTTCAGCACGCTGGAGCGTCGTGACTATTATCTGGGCCTCATCTCGACGGTCAGCGGCGCGTCGCGCCTGGTCGGGCCGCTCCTCAGCGGACTGATCATCGGCCTGGCGCCCCGCGCGGAAATGGGCTACCGGGCGCTCTTCGCGGGGGCGCTCTGCCTGTACCTCGCGGCCATCGCCATGAGCATGGCGGTGCCACACGGCCGCACGCGAAAACCGTTTCATCTGCGGCCCGCGCTGCTGCCGCCGCCGGAGCACCGCGACTGGCGGCTGGTGATGCTGGCCTCGGCCACGCTTGCGGGCTCGTTCCACATCTTCCACTTCGTGCTGGCGCTCATCATGTTCCTGCGCACGGGCAGCGAGATCAACGTTGGTGGTTTTGTCTCCGCGCAGGGGCTGGTGGGGGTGGTGGCGGCCTATGTGGTGGGACGGTGGGTGACGCGGCGCACCCGGAAGGCCTCGATGTTGGCGGGGACCCTTTGCCTGCTGGCGGGGGGCGGCCTCATCGCGTGGCGGCTGGACCTGGTGACCCTGATCATCTTCGGCTTCCTGCGGAGCCTGTCCGAGCCGCTCTTCGGCATTCCGCACACGGGCATCCGCTTCGATGCCATGCAGCGCACCGCGGCCCCGGAGGACCGCATCGAGTACCTCGCGGCGTGGGAGGTGCCCCTCGCTTTGGGCCGGCTGGTGACCATGACCCTGCTGATTGGGCTGTTCACCCTGCTGGGCGAGGCGGGCCTGCGGGTCACCCTCATGGTGGTGAGCAGCTACCGCGTGGCGACCTATTTGCTCCTGCGGCGGATATCATTTGTCGCCGACCCGGCGCTGCTGTCGGAGCCCGCCGGAAACGCCCGGACCTGA
- a CDS encoding aldo/keto reductase — MQKMNRRGFFRTTAGALAASALLPVSGHANAPAFTATTTRTLGKTGLSCSLLGVGTGTRGNEQSRLTEGGLVNLLEGAYERGITYFDLADRYGSHDFMRQAMKASVPREKVMLLTKVWNREPDKVREDIERFRKELDTDQLDIVLMHCLREGEDNWPETLKGAMDVLSEAKAKGHLRAHGVSCHSLPSLQRVAGEPWVDVVLARINPFSVLMDGPPETIVPILKDIHGAGKGVLGMKILGEGDPNVVAKMDESLRFVLGLGTVDAMTIGFLKMREMDEVIGKINAIGS; from the coding sequence ATGCAGAAGATGAACCGTCGCGGCTTTTTCCGCACCACGGCGGGGGCGCTGGCCGCCTCGGCCCTACTCCCCGTTTCGGGCCATGCGAACGCCCCGGCGTTCACGGCCACGACCACGCGCACTCTGGGGAAAACCGGCCTGTCCTGCTCGTTGCTGGGCGTGGGCACGGGCACGCGGGGCAACGAGCAGTCGCGCCTGACCGAGGGCGGGCTGGTCAACCTGCTGGAGGGCGCCTACGAACGCGGGATCACCTATTTCGACCTTGCGGACCGCTACGGCTCGCATGACTTCATGCGGCAGGCCATGAAGGCCTCCGTCCCGCGCGAGAAGGTGATGCTGCTGACGAAGGTGTGGAACCGCGAGCCGGACAAGGTCCGCGAGGACATCGAGCGGTTCCGGAAGGAACTGGACACGGATCAACTGGACATCGTGCTGATGCACTGCCTGCGCGAGGGCGAGGACAACTGGCCGGAAACCCTGAAGGGGGCCATGGACGTGCTGTCCGAGGCGAAGGCGAAGGGGCACCTCCGCGCCCACGGCGTCTCCTGCCACAGTCTGCCCTCCCTGCAGCGCGTGGCCGGCGAGCCCTGGGTGGATGTGGTTCTGGCCCGCATCAACCCCTTCTCGGTGCTCATGGACGGACCGCCGGAGACGATAGTGCCCATCCTCAAGGACATCCACGGCGCGGGCAAGGGCGTGCTTGGCATGAAAATCCTCGGCGAGGGCGACCCGAACGTGGTCGCCAAGATGGACGAGTCCCTCCGCTTCGTTCTCGGCCTGGGCACGGTGGACGCCATGACCATCGGCTTCCTGAAAATGCGGGAAATGGACGAGGTGATCGGCAAGATCAACGCCATCGGGTCATAG
- a CDS encoding PQQ-binding-like beta-propeller repeat protein, which yields MRAILCFSPLLAALAVSAWAMPPGLDSAGLPPPPGAVLVAPVNAAWAAKHTEHWRGLGFQGFAFEGILETALARAAAPEDSGDDAGTPPAPDDWDALLDELQLAVRRLSRAGLDKNFLHVTLPDEAPWFSERRAAAALIRVFTLAGECCRKTGLRGMLLDAPAGGLIFDPEWAAYPPDRMRVAEGAADTARRALGAFYRTFPEAELLLLADAPERAGPLWFPFFEGVLESIGAADIPLRVVLRETALMTEPGAVLREKARMDRMLGGVLSPENRERWRRSGGWSLALDPLDAETLPASPRYPVETFRLLRAAAKLHSSRYFCVLSPRGGWWEITPEEAEGHGGLKQSGPAAVLPAPALPETLNGFVMAGPFDRGRVVGGMDFQGGTADVLVSEKGAMLLAWDGLREPLKLDRRTGMVTVTRLATETEAYFTAKRGGVTVPAAEGAVLVDGLPLRGHALPAALAFGPDRALEAGTLRETVRFALANPTPVRLRGELKLVPPVRLSAGAAAAAVSIRPGARHVETRTLQGLVRAGETVRFEVSFLAPDAPPLTRSFALPVVPAMAWSVPCDGPLAGAPAAAFGRSLGEARVVFSSRAGEVACVDLDGRPVWKRNGFRLAENCPPAALIGLLGLSVAVPCRDGLRFLDADGKELSFLPREEAPVFEGLLAAPTARGADRAFFLLEGDGTLTRLSPLGTPAWARPTGLAGGRLAHDMAGRLYTAGPSMEPGALPQLAVFTADASPVWRAELSSDPVSAPAPSADGHRVAVGLQDGYVFVFDTANGDLLDSVPPLPGRFPSFVFPEMRVSKEADPVLVIVDLGGASGRGAAGVPLWSVALEGVVAAAALPDRSGMVAGLATGELVCLGADGAVRWRDGRAWGAVSGLRAETVAGGRTALLAGFGDRWVRALDAGTASGPGVSGGLRQQRRVGDK from the coding sequence ATGCGCGCAATCCTGTGCTTTTCCCCCCTGCTGGCAGCCCTGGCGGTCTCCGCCTGGGCCATGCCGCCGGGACTGGACAGCGCCGGACTCCCCCCCCCGCCGGGGGCGGTGCTGGTCGCGCCGGTGAACGCCGCATGGGCGGCCAAACACACGGAGCACTGGCGCGGCCTGGGATTCCAGGGCTTCGCCTTTGAGGGCATTCTGGAAACGGCGCTGGCGCGCGCCGCCGCCCCGGAAGATTCCGGCGACGATGCCGGGACGCCCCCCGCGCCCGATGACTGGGACGCCCTGCTGGATGAGCTGCAACTTGCCGTGCGCCGCCTGTCCCGCGCGGGGCTGGACAAGAATTTCCTCCATGTCACCCTTCCCGACGAGGCGCCCTGGTTCTCGGAGCGCCGCGCGGCGGCGGCGCTCATCCGGGTCTTCACGCTGGCCGGGGAGTGCTGCCGGAAAACCGGCCTGCGCGGCATGCTGCTGGACGCGCCCGCCGGGGGGCTGATCTTTGACCCCGAATGGGCGGCCTACCCCCCGGACCGCATGCGGGTCGCCGAAGGGGCGGCGGACACGGCCCGGCGCGCCCTGGGCGCCTTCTACCGCACCTTCCCGGAGGCGGAGCTGCTGCTGCTGGCCGATGCGCCGGAGCGCGCCGGACCCCTGTGGTTCCCCTTTTTCGAGGGCGTGCTCGAGTCCATCGGCGCGGCGGACATCCCCCTGCGCGTGGTGCTGCGCGAAACCGCGCTCATGACGGAGCCCGGCGCGGTCCTCCGCGAGAAGGCGCGGATGGACCGCATGCTCGGCGGCGTGCTCTCCCCGGAAAACCGCGAACGGTGGCGGCGCAGCGGCGGCTGGTCCCTGGCGCTGGACCCCCTCGACGCGGAGACGCTTCCGGCGTCCCCCCGGTATCCCGTGGAGACTTTCCGCCTGCTCCGCGCGGCGGCGAAACTCCATTCCAGCCGCTACTTCTGCGTGCTCTCCCCCAGGGGCGGCTGGTGGGAAATTACGCCGGAAGAGGCTGAGGGGCACGGCGGCCTGAAACAGTCCGGTCCCGCCGCGGTCCTTCCCGCGCCGGCCCTTCCGGAAACCCTGAACGGCTTTGTGATGGCCGGACCCTTCGACAGGGGGCGGGTGGTGGGAGGCATGGACTTTCAGGGGGGCACGGCGGACGTGCTGGTTTCGGAGAAGGGCGCCATGCTGCTCGCATGGGACGGGCTGCGCGAACCCCTGAAACTGGACCGCCGCACGGGGATGGTGACCGTGACCCGTCTGGCAACCGAAACGGAGGCGTATTTCACCGCGAAAAGGGGCGGGGTGACCGTCCCCGCCGCGGAGGGCGCCGTGCTGGTGGACGGGCTGCCCCTGCGGGGCCATGCCCTCCCGGCGGCGCTGGCCTTCGGGCCGGACCGCGCCCTGGAGGCGGGCACCCTCCGCGAGACGGTCCGTTTCGCCCTGGCGAACCCCACGCCCGTGCGGCTGCGCGGCGAGTTGAAACTTGTCCCCCCGGTCCGTCTCTCCGCGGGCGCGGCGGCGGCGGCGGTAAGCATCCGGCCGGGGGCGCGGCACGTCGAAACACGCACCCTGCAGGGCCTGGTGCGCGCGGGGGAGACCGTCCGCTTCGAGGTCTCCTTTCTCGCGCCCGACGCGCCCCCGCTGACCCGTTCCTTCGCCCTGCCCGTGGTGCCCGCGATGGCGTGGTCCGTCCCCTGCGACGGCCCCCTGGCGGGCGCGCCCGCCGCGGCCTTTGGGCGGAGCCTTGGCGAGGCGCGCGTGGTCTTTTCCAGCCGCGCGGGCGAGGTGGCCTGCGTGGACCTGGACGGGCGGCCCGTCTGGAAACGGAACGGGTTCCGGCTGGCGGAGAACTGCCCGCCCGCCGCGCTGATTGGCCTGCTCGGGCTGTCCGTGGCCGTGCCCTGCCGCGACGGCCTGCGCTTTCTGGACGCTGACGGAAAGGAGCTGTCCTTTCTGCCACGGGAGGAGGCCCCCGTCTTCGAGGGGCTGCTTGCCGCGCCCACCGCGCGCGGCGCGGACCGGGCCTTCTTCCTGCTGGAGGGGGACGGGACGCTGACCCGCCTCTCCCCCTTGGGCACGCCCGCATGGGCCAGGCCCACGGGCCTCGCCGGGGGACGCCTCGCCCATGACATGGCCGGGCGGCTTTACACGGCGGGGCCGTCCATGGAGCCGGGCGCCCTGCCCCAGTTGGCGGTGTTCACCGCCGACGCGTCGCCCGTGTGGCGCGCGGAGCTGTCCTCGGACCCCGTGTCCGCACCCGCGCCCTCCGCGGACGGGCACCGTGTCGCCGTGGGGTTGCAGGACGGCTATGTCTTTGTCTTTGACACGGCGAACGGGGACCTGCTCGACTCCGTCCCGCCCCTGCCGGGCCGCTTCCCCAGCTTCGTGTTTCCGGAGATGCGCGTGTCCAAAGAGGCGGACCCGGTGCTGGTCATCGTGGACCTGGGCGGCGCCTCGGGGCGCGGCGCGGCGGGCGTGCCCCTCTGGAGCGTGGCGCTGGAGGGCGTGGTGGCGGCGGCGGCCCTGCCGGACCGCTCCGGCATGGTGGCGGGCCTGGCCACGGGGGAACTGGTCTGCCTGGGCGCCGACGGCGCCGTGCGCTGGCGCGACGGGCGCGCCTGGGGCGCCGTGTCCGGACTGCGCGCCGAGACTGTGGCGGGTGGAAGGACCGCCCTGCTGGCGGGTTTCGGCGACCGGTGGGTCCGCGCGCTGGACGCGGGGACGGCCTCAGGTCCGGGCGTTTCCGGCGGGCTCCGACAGCAGCGCCGGGTCGGCGACAAATGA
- a CDS encoding NAD-dependent epimerase/dehydratase family protein, with protein MRVLVTGGAGFIGSHLCEALIKQGNQVWVLDDLSTGRFENIEHLPELTCVIDTTTNRETVRDLVREVDVVYHLAATVGVQLVVNHPIRTIVNNIQGTEVLLEETCRYRRKLLVTSTSEVYGKGVRSVFHEGDDSIIGSTDKHRWCYAASKAIDEFLALAYWHEKRHPVVVVRLFNTVGPRQTGRYGMVIPTFVRQALLGEPLTVFGDGKQSRCFAHVRDVVPALMGLMGTDAVNGQVYNIGSNHPVTMEELALRVIARTGSASSIRFVPYEQAFGPGYEDMRHREPGLDKIHAAIGYQPAIGLDEILDTVIADVRERIKRGD; from the coding sequence ATGCGTGTTTTGGTGACCGGCGGCGCGGGCTTCATAGGGTCGCACCTGTGCGAGGCGTTGATTAAGCAGGGCAACCAGGTGTGGGTGCTGGACGATTTGAGCACGGGGCGGTTTGAGAACATCGAGCATTTGCCCGAGCTGACCTGCGTGATAGACACGACGACCAACCGGGAGACGGTCCGGGACCTGGTGCGCGAGGTGGACGTGGTCTACCATCTGGCCGCCACGGTGGGGGTGCAGTTGGTGGTGAACCATCCCATCCGGACGATAGTGAACAACATCCAGGGGACGGAGGTGCTTCTGGAGGAGACCTGCCGCTACCGCCGCAAGCTGCTGGTCACCTCGACAAGCGAGGTGTACGGCAAGGGCGTCCGCAGCGTGTTCCACGAGGGCGACGACAGCATCATCGGCTCGACGGACAAGCACCGCTGGTGCTACGCCGCCTCGAAGGCGATAGACGAGTTTCTGGCGCTGGCGTACTGGCACGAGAAGCGCCACCCCGTGGTGGTGGTGCGCCTGTTCAACACCGTGGGTCCGCGGCAGACCGGGCGGTACGGGATGGTGATCCCGACCTTTGTGCGGCAGGCGCTGCTCGGCGAGCCCCTCACCGTGTTCGGCGACGGGAAGCAGTCCCGCTGTTTCGCCCATGTGCGCGACGTGGTCCCCGCGCTGATGGGGCTGATGGGCACGGACGCGGTCAACGGCCAGGTCTACAACATCGGCAGCAACCACCCCGTGACCATGGAGGAACTGGCCCTGCGGGTGATCGCCCGCACGGGCAGCGCGTCCTCCATCCGCTTCGTTCCCTACGAACAGGCCTTCGGTCCGGGTTACGAGGACATGCGCCACCGCGAGCCGGGCCTGGACAAGATTCACGCCGCCATCGGCTACCAGCCCGCCATCGGCCTGGACGAAATCCTCGACACGGTCATCGCCGATGTCCGGGAGCGCATCAAACGCGGCGACTGA
- a CDS encoding DUF1015 domain-containing protein, with amino-acid sequence MLEIKPFCGLRFDPAVTGCLDAVITPPYDVITPEERDRLAAGSPWNMTHVILPKAGPEGGSPYDSAARTLAKWKSDNGLRRDDTPSYYLLRQTFTDLDGQTQVRRAFFAAVKLPEAGERHILGHERTFDKPVEDRLLLTRATRTSLGAVFVLYSDPEARLAAFLRQMDARPADLTAITFEGVRQELWRVAEDPAVAPFFPGHTLYIADGHHRFRTACTYRDEMRAREGADGGLKPYDYALMGFVAFEDPGLQVYAAHRVVKECAMDHEQVMAALAPWFDAAPAEGDLAARVKDAPDDGVFGLVTRDHGQWLLTFKGPDRAALLGDDRAKAWRDLDVALLHRGIFERILGQPEGAEYGYEKFASGAMAAVREGGAPMAFLLKATRADQIRACAEAGEPMPQKSTYFFPKLCTGAVMYPLD; translated from the coding sequence ATGCTCGAAATCAAACCTTTCTGCGGACTTCGTTTTGATCCCGCCGTGACGGGCTGCCTGGACGCGGTCATCACGCCGCCCTATGATGTCATCACCCCGGAGGAGCGGGACCGCCTCGCGGCGGGCAGCCCGTGGAACATGACCCATGTCATCCTGCCAAAGGCAGGTCCGGAGGGGGGCTCGCCCTATGACTCCGCGGCGCGCACGCTGGCAAAGTGGAAGTCCGACAACGGGCTCCGGCGGGACGACACCCCCTCGTATTACCTGCTGCGGCAGACCTTCACGGACCTGGACGGGCAAACGCAGGTGCGCCGGGCCTTTTTTGCGGCGGTTAAACTGCCCGAGGCGGGGGAGCGGCACATCCTCGGCCATGAGCGGACTTTTGACAAGCCCGTCGAGGACCGGCTCCTCCTCACCCGCGCCACGCGCACGAGCCTGGGCGCGGTCTTCGTGCTGTACTCGGACCCGGAGGCGCGGCTTGCGGCCTTTCTGCGCCAGATGGACGCGCGCCCCGCGGACCTGACGGCGATCACGTTCGAGGGGGTGCGGCAGGAACTCTGGCGCGTGGCGGAAGACCCCGCCGTGGCGCCCTTTTTCCCCGGCCACACCCTGTACATCGCCGATGGGCACCACCGGTTCCGCACGGCCTGCACCTACCGCGATGAGATGCGGGCCAGGGAGGGCGCGGACGGCGGCCTGAAACCGTATGACTACGCGCTCATGGGCTTTGTCGCGTTCGAGGACCCGGGGTTGCAGGTCTATGCGGCCCACCGCGTGGTGAAAGAGTGCGCCATGGACCATGAACAGGTCATGGCGGCGCTGGCCCCGTGGTTTGACGCGGCCCCGGCGGAGGGCGACCTGGCGGCGCGGGTGAAGGACGCCCCGGACGACGGCGTGTTCGGCCTGGTCACGCGGGACCACGGCCAGTGGCTGTTGACATTCAAGGGGCCGGACCGCGCCGCCCTGCTCGGGGATGACCGGGCGAAGGCCTGGCGGGACCTGGACGTGGCGCTGCTGCACCGGGGCATCTTCGAGCGGATTCTCGGCCAACCAGAAGGCGCGGAGTACGGCTACGAGAAGTTCGCGTCGGGCGCAATGGCCGCTGTCCGCGAAGGCGGCGCGCCCATGGCCTTCCTGCTGAAGGCGACGCGGGCCGACCAAATCCGCGCCTGCGCCGAGGCGGGCGAGCCCATGCCGCAGAAATCCACCTACTTCTTCCCGAAACTCTGCACCGGCGCGGTGATGTATCCCCTGGACTAA
- a CDS encoding cold shock domain-containing protein: MSESDGKVTGKVKWFNDQKGYGFIARDEGTDVFVHHTAIQMEGFRSLKEGDDVVYELHEGNKGPQAANVSKVEETAP, from the coding sequence ATGTCCGAATCTGACGGCAAAGTGACTGGCAAGGTGAAGTGGTTCAACGACCAAAAGGGTTATGGTTTCATCGCCCGGGATGAGGGCACGGATGTCTTTGTGCATCATACCGCCATCCAGATGGAGGGATTTCGCTCTCTCAAGGAGGGCGACGACGTGGTCTATGAACTTCACGAGGGCAACAAGGGGCCGCAGGCGGCGAACGTGAGCAAGGTCGAAGAGACCGCTCCCTGA